The following proteins are co-located in the Vigna angularis cultivar LongXiaoDou No.4 chromosome 2, ASM1680809v1, whole genome shotgun sequence genome:
- the LOC108326870 gene encoding uncharacterized protein LOC108326870 isoform X2, producing MEGRKQMGSSSFTSELFGSNQSHKSSATGIFESMFSPPSKVLGRESLRSEASEKTANHISQESGGETQNTAHKDISSIYHEEKVQPCQLSSSIHYGGQDIYSRPKSSQDSEFSSLMYKKDGVEDDSESASRGNWWQGSLYY from the exons ATGGAAGGAAGGAAGCAAAtgggttcttcttcttttacttCTGAGCTCTTTGGGTCCAATCAGTCCCATAAATCTTCTGCAACTGGAATTTTTGAATCTATGTTTTCTCCACCGTCTAAG GTGTTAGGGAGAGAGTCTCTGCGTTCTGAAGCAAGTGAGAAAactgcaa ATCACATCAGCCAGGAAAGTGGTGGTGAAACTCAGAACACAGCACATAAGGATATAAGTTCTATATATCATGAAGAAAAAGTTCAACCATGTCAGCTTAGCTCATCAATCCATTATGGTGGCCAGGACATATATTCTCGGCCTAAGAGTTCACAGGATTCTGAATTCAGCTCTTTG atgtACAAGAAAGATGGGGTTGAAGATGATTCAGAAAGTGCTTCAAGAGGAAACTGGTGGCaag GGAGTCTGTATTACTAA
- the LOC108326870 gene encoding uncharacterized protein LOC108326870 isoform X1, which translates to MEGRKQMGSSSFTSELFGSNQSHKSSATGIFESMFSPPSKVLGRESLRSEASEKTASEWWSSKIDHISQESGGETQNTAHKDISSIYHEEKVQPCQLSSSIHYGGQDIYSRPKSSQDSEFSSLMYKKDGVEDDSESASRGNWWQGSLYY; encoded by the exons ATGGAAGGAAGGAAGCAAAtgggttcttcttcttttacttCTGAGCTCTTTGGGTCCAATCAGTCCCATAAATCTTCTGCAACTGGAATTTTTGAATCTATGTTTTCTCCACCGTCTAAG GTGTTAGGGAGAGAGTCTCTGCGTTCTGAAGCAAGTGAGAAAactgcaagtgagtggtggagCTCAAAAATTG ATCACATCAGCCAGGAAAGTGGTGGTGAAACTCAGAACACAGCACATAAGGATATAAGTTCTATATATCATGAAGAAAAAGTTCAACCATGTCAGCTTAGCTCATCAATCCATTATGGTGGCCAGGACATATATTCTCGGCCTAAGAGTTCACAGGATTCTGAATTCAGCTCTTTG atgtACAAGAAAGATGGGGTTGAAGATGATTCAGAAAGTGCTTCAAGAGGAAACTGGTGGCaag GGAGTCTGTATTACTAA